One genomic segment of Amycolatopsis sp. WQ 127309 includes these proteins:
- a CDS encoding DUF4387 domain-containing protein, translating to MPDTSPDTLQDLATEVRSKNAGPFWVTMEVFLRDDAGYLVAADEGFLNETVIARLYGVPAAGVQIFRIPALNVVKISFPRPVPQGSLRDRDIHAGQHHVPLALLALPA from the coding sequence ATGCCTGACACCTCGCCTGACACCCTGCAAGACCTCGCGACCGAGGTGCGTTCGAAGAACGCGGGCCCGTTCTGGGTCACCATGGAGGTGTTCCTGCGCGACGACGCGGGTTACCTCGTCGCCGCCGATGAGGGGTTCCTGAACGAGACCGTGATCGCGCGGCTGTACGGCGTCCCGGCCGCCGGGGTGCAGATCTTCCGCATCCCGGCGCTCAACGTCGTCAAGATCTCCTTCCCCCGCCCGGTTCCCCAGGGCAGCCTGCGCGACCGCGACATCCACGCCGGGCAGCACCACGTGCCGTTGGCGCTGCTGGCGCTGCCCGCATGA
- a CDS encoding TIGR03557 family F420-dependent LLM class oxidoreductase: MTTIGYFLSCEQYGPRELVAQARAAERAGFERLWISDHFHPWNDAQGQSPFVWSVIGALSEAVSLPITTAVTCPTVRLHPAVIAQAAATAAVQLDGRFVLGVGSGEALNEHILGDPWPSAGQRLAMLEEAVEVIRLLHAAGARGESVSHHGEHYDVVDARIYTVPAEPVPIYVSGFGPQATELAGRIGDGYCTVVPDADLVRAFRESGGGGKPVQAGMKVCWDADTEAALDQAHRLWPNDVLPGQLAQILPRPEDFEAATSFVPRADVAEAIVCGDDPKAHAERVRQYVDAGVDEIYVQQVGADHDGFFRGWQEYVLPEFR; the protein is encoded by the coding sequence ATGACGACCATCGGCTACTTCCTGTCCTGCGAGCAGTACGGCCCTCGCGAGCTCGTCGCCCAGGCCCGGGCGGCCGAGCGCGCCGGCTTCGAGCGGCTGTGGATCTCGGACCACTTCCACCCCTGGAACGACGCGCAGGGCCAGAGCCCGTTCGTCTGGTCGGTGATCGGTGCCCTGTCGGAGGCCGTCTCCCTGCCGATCACGACGGCGGTGACGTGCCCGACCGTCCGGCTGCACCCGGCCGTGATCGCGCAGGCCGCGGCGACCGCCGCCGTCCAGCTGGACGGCCGGTTCGTGCTGGGCGTGGGCTCGGGGGAGGCGCTCAACGAGCACATCCTCGGTGACCCCTGGCCCTCGGCCGGGCAGCGGCTGGCGATGCTGGAGGAGGCCGTCGAGGTCATCCGCCTGCTGCACGCGGCGGGCGCGCGCGGCGAGTCGGTCAGCCACCACGGTGAGCACTACGACGTGGTGGACGCCCGGATCTACACCGTGCCGGCCGAGCCGGTGCCGATCTACGTGTCCGGGTTCGGGCCGCAGGCCACCGAGCTGGCCGGGCGCATCGGCGACGGCTACTGCACGGTCGTGCCGGACGCCGACCTCGTCCGCGCGTTCCGCGAGTCCGGTGGCGGCGGCAAGCCGGTGCAGGCCGGGATGAAGGTCTGCTGGGACGCCGACACCGAGGCCGCGCTCGATCAGGCGCACCGGCTGTGGCCCAACGACGTCCTGCCCGGCCAGCTCGCCCAGATCCTGCCGCGCCCCGAGGACTTCGAAGCCGCGACGTCGTTCGTCCCGCGCGCGGACGTCGCGGAGGCGATCGTGTGCGGCGACGACCCGAAGGCCCACGCCGAGCGGGTGCGCCAGTACGTCGACGCCGGGGTGGACGAGATCTACGTCCAGCAGGTCGGCGCCGACCACGACGGCTTCTTCCGGGGCTGGCAGGAGTACGTCCTGCCGGAGTTCCGCTGA
- a CDS encoding VOC family protein yields the protein MACRISEIVIDARDPETLAKFWAAVLGYVEIGREPDGIEIGPPGTGFGGPQPTLVLGVGGSGKAAKLPLHLDVSPTDRDQDAELRRLLELGARPADVGQTGDESWHVLQDPEGNEFCLLRTRVDPVA from the coding sequence ATGGCCTGCCGCATCAGCGAAATCGTCATCGACGCCCGGGACCCGGAGACACTGGCGAAGTTCTGGGCCGCCGTGCTCGGCTACGTCGAGATCGGCCGGGAGCCCGACGGCATCGAGATCGGCCCGCCCGGCACCGGCTTCGGTGGCCCGCAGCCGACGCTCGTCCTCGGCGTCGGCGGGTCGGGCAAAGCGGCGAAGCTGCCGCTGCACCTGGACGTCAGCCCCACCGACCGGGACCAGGACGCCGAACTGCGCCGGCTGCTGGAGCTGGGCGCCAGACCGGCCGACGTCGGGCAGACCGGCGACGAGAGCTGGCACGTCCTGCAGGACCCGGAGGGCAACGAGTTCTGCCTGCTGCGAACCCGCGTCGACCCGGTGGCCTGA
- a CDS encoding PfkB family carbohydrate kinase → MPSEVVVVGQVARDLVVEVPDAPDAGSSAEVQHRQEVLGGKGANQAVALSQLGTSVSLVGVVGEDLVGDALRARARADRIGTTHVVRRRGAETALIVDVVDEHGRRRYLEHIPAATLVTETDVAAAAAPISAACSLIVQLQQPAPAALLAARLAHTAGTRVVLDGAPEDPDLTDELLALSDVVRADAHETETLTGQPVADLETAVRAAAELRRRGPSLVVLEVSGQGTLFAGPDGTWFVPDVETDVVDTTGAGDALVATLTAALTRRRPLETAACLAVAAAAATTEHAGGRPRLSRPALDRLRPEHAEEVQA, encoded by the coding sequence ATGCCCAGCGAAGTCGTGGTCGTCGGCCAGGTCGCTCGTGACCTGGTGGTCGAAGTCCCGGACGCACCCGACGCGGGGTCGTCGGCCGAGGTGCAGCACCGGCAGGAGGTGCTCGGCGGGAAGGGCGCCAACCAGGCCGTGGCCCTGAGCCAGCTGGGCACGTCGGTGTCGCTCGTCGGGGTGGTCGGCGAAGACCTCGTCGGCGACGCGCTGCGCGCGCGGGCGCGGGCCGACCGCATCGGCACCACGCACGTGGTCCGCCGGCGCGGCGCCGAGACGGCGCTGATCGTCGACGTCGTCGACGAGCACGGCCGCCGCCGCTACCTGGAGCACATCCCGGCCGCCACGCTGGTGACCGAGACCGACGTCGCCGCCGCCGCCGCGCCGATCTCGGCCGCCTGCTCCCTGATCGTCCAGCTGCAGCAGCCCGCGCCGGCGGCACTGCTGGCCGCGCGGCTGGCGCACACCGCGGGCACCCGCGTCGTGCTGGACGGCGCGCCGGAAGACCCGGACCTGACCGACGAACTGCTCGCCCTGTCCGACGTCGTGCGCGCCGATGCCCACGAGACCGAGACGCTCACCGGGCAACCGGTGGCGGACCTCGAGACGGCCGTCCGCGCCGCGGCCGAACTGCGGCGGCGCGGGCCGTCGCTGGTCGTGCTCGAGGTGTCCGGACAGGGCACTCTGTTCGCCGGGCCGGACGGCACCTGGTTCGTCCCGGACGTCGAGACCGACGTCGTCGACACCACCGGAGCGGGAGACGCGCTGGTCGCGACGCTCACGGCGGCGCTGACCCGCCGGCGTCCGCTGGAGACGGCGGCCTGCCTCGCGGTCGCGGCAGCCGCGGCGACGACCGAGCACGCGGGCGGCCGGCCCCGCCTGAGCCGCCCGGCCCTCGACCGCCTACGGCCGGAGCACGCCGAAGAAGTCCAGGCCTGA
- a CDS encoding TetR/AcrR family transcriptional regulator, with protein sequence MDEVIEWTPKARAVLAAAEELFYAHGIHAVGVDLIAERAGVTKKTLYDRFGSKERLVVEYLRERDSRWRAFLAPLLDAAGNDPAARLRAVFDASARWAVRYSGNGCSMINAHAEINDPAHPAYRVIVDQKAWMLELFTTITTAAGAADPRSSARTLMLLHEGALVTDGMHGFEHPYAHARDAAARVLEAA encoded by the coding sequence ATGGACGAGGTGATCGAGTGGACGCCCAAGGCCCGCGCGGTGCTGGCGGCGGCGGAGGAGCTGTTCTACGCGCACGGCATCCACGCGGTCGGCGTCGACCTGATCGCCGAGCGCGCCGGGGTCACGAAGAAGACGCTCTACGACCGGTTCGGTTCGAAGGAACGGCTGGTCGTCGAGTACCTCCGCGAGCGCGACAGCCGGTGGCGCGCGTTCCTCGCCCCGCTGCTGGACGCGGCGGGCAACGACCCCGCCGCCCGGCTCCGCGCCGTGTTCGACGCCTCCGCCCGGTGGGCCGTCCGCTACAGCGGCAACGGCTGCAGCATGATCAACGCCCACGCCGAGATCAACGACCCGGCCCACCCCGCCTACCGGGTGATCGTCGACCAGAAGGCGTGGATGCTCGAGCTGTTCACGACCATCACCACCGCGGCCGGCGCCGCCGACCCGCGCTCGAGCGCCCGGACCCTCATGTTGCTGCACGAAGGGGCGCTCGTCACCGACGGGATGCACGGTTTCGAGCACCCGTACGCCCACGCGCGGGACGCCGCGGCGCGGGTGCTCGAGGCCGCTTGA